TCGTCGCCGGCGACGGTGACGCCGGCGAGGTTGATGCGGGAGTTGATCGAGTCCTTCGGGAAGCCCGACACGGCCGGGCTCACCGCGGTGATGGTCTCGCCGTTGTACAGCCAGTCGGCGGCGTGCTCCTCGGAGACGATGCGCGCAGCCTGGGCGAGCAGGTCGGCGGACTTGTCGGCGTCGACCTCGGCGAGGGCCTGTGCGTAGAGGTCCTGCACCTCCTTGTTGTCGTAGCCGAAGTAGTAGTCCGGGTTGGCGAAGTTGCCGAAGTCGCGCGGCTCGACGTGCAGCACGAAGCTCAGGTCGTAGTCGTGGTTGGTGTAGACGTCTTCGAGCCAGGCGGGGAACTCGACGCTGTCGACGTCCAGCGTCACGCCGATCTCGGCGAAGTCGGAGATGAGCACCTTGGGCACCGTGGTCCCGTAGAACGACGGGATCGTGAGGGTCAGCTCGAGGTCCTCCTGGCCCGCCTCCTTGAGGAGCTCCTTGGCCTTCTCCGGATCGTAGGACACGACGTCGGACAGGTCTTCGTAACCAGGGTCCAGCTCAGGGATGGGGCCGTACAGGGTGGTCCCTGCGCCGACGGCCTCGACCAGGGCCTCGTGATCGATGGCCAGGCGCAGCGCTTCGCGCACGCGGACGTCGTCGAGCGGAGCCTTCTTGTTGTTGAAGGCCAGTGTGGCCTTGTCGGTCGTGCGACCCGTGGTGAGGGTGAAGTCGGTTCCGTCGAACTGCGAGACGAGGTTCGGGTCGACAGCCGTCAGCACCTGGACTCCGCCGTCGAGCGCGGTGTTCACGCCGGCGGTGAAGTCCGGGATGTACTGGAACTCGACCTCGGCGACTCCCGCGGGCTCACCCCAGTACCCGTCGTAGCGCGCGAAGGTGATGCTGCTGCCCTTGTTCCAGCGGGAGAGCGTGAACGGGCCGGTGCCGTTCTCAGCCGTCTTGAGATCGGTCGTGTCGCCGTTCTGGAAGACCAGCCCGGCCGGGCCGGTCAGGGCGAACAGGAAGTTCTGGTTCGGCTGGCTGAGAACGATCTGCACGGTCGCCGGATCGGGAGCGCTGATCGACGCGACCGGTGCGAAGTCGGAGTTGCCCTGCAGCGTCGCGTCCGTGCGAACGGCCTCGTAGGATGCGACCACGTCGGCGGACGTGAGGGCGGCGCCGTTGTGGAACGTGATGCCGTCGTTGAGCGTGAAGGTGTAGGTGAGTCCGTCGCTGGAGACCTCGTAGTCCGATGCCAGCTTCGGCACGATCTTGTTGTCCTGCGTACGCGTGACCAGGCCCTCGTAGATGTTGTCGACGAGGATCTGCTCGAGGGCGGCGCCGCTGGTGTGCCGGATGTCGAGGTTCGTCGGTTCGAGC
This Microbacterium sp. XT11 DNA region includes the following protein-coding sequences:
- a CDS encoding ABC transporter substrate-binding protein → MSRRTRRAALISAIAASALILSACTGTPEAAPTSTGTPDPDATLQVGLVLEPTNLDIRHTSGAALEQILVDNIYEGLVTRTQDNKIVPKLASDYEVSSDGLTYTFTLNDGITFHNGAALTSADVVASYEAVRTDATLQGNSDFAPVASISAPDPATVQIVLSQPNQNFLFALTGPAGLVFQNGDTTDLKTAENGTGPFTLSRWNKGSSITFARYDGYWGEPAGVAEVEFQYIPDFTAGVNTALDGGVQVLTAVDPNLVSQFDGTDFTLTTGRTTDKATLAFNNKKAPLDDVRVREALRLAIDHEALVEAVGAGTTLYGPIPELDPGYEDLSDVVSYDPEKAKELLKEAGQEDLELTLTIPSFYGTTVPKVLISDFAEIGVTLDVDSVEFPAWLEDVYTNHDYDLSFVLHVEPRDFGNFANPDYYFGYDNKEVQDLYAQALAEVDADKSADLLAQAARIVSEEHAADWLYNGETITAVSPAVSGFPKDSINSRINLAGVTVAGDE